A genomic window from Synechococcus sp. WH 8016 includes:
- a CDS encoding YajQ family cyclic di-GMP-binding protein, protein MASYSFDVVSDFDRQELVNTLDQVRRDVGNRYDLKDSGTEIDLAETEVVITTASDMTLQAVEDILRTKATKRDLSLKIFDFQTPEAVGGNRVKQVIQLRKGLSQELAKKLSKMVRDELKKVTVAIQGESLRITGKSKDDLQAAIQLVRSKEEELDVPLQFENYR, encoded by the coding sequence ATGGCGTCATATTCATTTGATGTGGTTTCTGATTTTGACCGCCAGGAGCTGGTCAATACTCTGGATCAAGTCCGCCGGGATGTTGGAAATCGCTATGACCTTAAGGACTCGGGTACTGAGATTGATCTAGCTGAAACGGAAGTGGTTATCACAACAGCCAGTGATATGACATTGCAGGCTGTGGAGGACATCTTGAGAACTAAAGCGACGAAACGGGATCTTTCTTTAAAGATTTTTGACTTCCAAACTCCTGAAGCAGTGGGTGGGAATCGCGTCAAGCAGGTCATTCAATTGCGAAAAGGGCTGAGTCAAGAGTTGGCGAAAAAGCTGAGCAAAATGGTTCGTGATGAATTGAAGAAGGTCACGGTTGCCATTCAAGGGGAAAGTCTTCGTATTACTGGTAAGAGCAAGGACGACCTTCAAGCAGCCATCCAACTCGTGAGAAGCAAGGAAGAAGAATTAGATGTTCCGCTTCAATTTGAGAATTACCGCTAA
- the rseP gene encoding RIP metalloprotease RseP: MNVLAALLVLGLLIVIHEAGHFLAARFQGIRVNGFSIGFGPALWKLERGGVTYALRALPLGGFVSFPDDEEDSPIPADDPDLLRNRPIPQRALVISAGVLANLLLAWLVLVGHTALAGVPGDPDPGVMVMAVQPGEPAEKAGLQPGDQILSIEGLSLGRGEKAVKDAVTPVRDNPSRALSLEVQRNGSLRVIALTPEDHQGQGRIGAQLQANFSGSTRAVHGVGEAIASGSEQFSGLLQRTVSGYGALFTDFGTTAQQVSGPVKIVEMGAQLSSQGGSGLALFMALISINLAVLNALPLPLLDGGQLVFILLEGVRGRPIPERFQLIVMQSSFLLVVGLSVLLIVRDTSQLTVVQRLLGQ, from the coding sequence ATGAACGTTCTGGCAGCACTGTTGGTTCTGGGGCTGCTGATCGTGATCCATGAGGCTGGTCACTTTCTTGCGGCCAGATTTCAGGGCATCCGCGTGAATGGATTTTCGATTGGATTTGGACCTGCCCTATGGAAACTCGAGCGTGGAGGTGTGACCTATGCCTTGCGCGCCCTTCCTCTTGGTGGCTTCGTGTCCTTCCCCGACGACGAGGAAGACAGTCCCATCCCTGCGGATGACCCTGACCTTCTTCGCAACCGCCCGATCCCACAGAGAGCCCTGGTCATTAGTGCAGGGGTGCTGGCCAATTTGTTGCTCGCTTGGCTGGTTCTCGTCGGCCATACCGCTCTGGCAGGAGTGCCCGGTGATCCTGACCCTGGGGTGATGGTGATGGCTGTTCAGCCGGGTGAACCCGCTGAGAAAGCAGGCTTGCAACCCGGTGATCAAATTTTGAGCATCGAGGGATTGTCCCTGGGTCGTGGCGAGAAGGCCGTGAAAGACGCCGTGACGCCCGTTCGCGACAACCCCTCTCGAGCCCTTTCACTTGAGGTGCAGCGAAATGGATCGCTTCGAGTGATTGCGCTCACTCCGGAGGACCATCAAGGCCAAGGACGCATCGGTGCCCAGCTCCAGGCCAACTTCAGTGGATCCACGCGCGCTGTCCATGGCGTGGGTGAAGCGATCGCAAGTGGATCAGAGCAGTTCTCTGGACTGTTGCAACGCACGGTGTCCGGATATGGAGCCTTGTTCACTGATTTTGGAACGACAGCTCAGCAGGTGAGTGGGCCGGTCAAGATCGTGGAGATGGGCGCCCAACTCTCCAGTCAGGGCGGAAGTGGTCTCGCCCTGTTCATGGCGTTGATTTCGATCAACCTCGCAGTGCTCAATGCCCTCCCATTGCCCCTTCTTGATGGAGGGCAGTTGGTGTTCATCCTTTTGGAGGGAGTGCGCGGACGGCCTATCCCAGAGCGCTTTCAGCTGATTGTGATGCAATCCAGCTTTTTGCTCGTGGTTGGCCTGAGTGTGCTTTTGATCGTGCGCGATACCAGTCAACTCACGGTTGTTCAGCGCTTGCTTGGTCAATGA
- a CDS encoding AAA family ATPase, with the protein MTEQWAQELDLLIRAGTPLIWIRSHEEERVESLLSQAAERLPGRRLASWDFVSGLSGVLGSEGLGARQPMVVLQWLQDLDGNSPTLFLLKDVHRFCDDPGIARMLRNLTSLLRGRPHTLVLGCGSWTPPPDLEEALTLLDLPLPQEQELMTLLGNISKATGSPLNSEVLEELTHACCGLSESRVRHVAAKALAQRGELGRQDLADVLEEKRLALARSEVLEFCPTDATPADIGGLEALKQWLEQRHRAFSDEARRFGLPLPRGVLLVGPQGTGKSLTARVIAHSWSMPLLRLDVGRLFAGLVGASEARTREMIQRAEAMAPCVLWIDEIDKGFGSDGRSDGGTSQRVLATVLTWMAEKTSPVFVVATANGVDRLPAELLRKGRFDEIFLLDMPARSERQSIMELHIGRRRPGLRLPVETVVDRTEGYSGAELEQTVIEAMHLAFAEGRELAESDLIQAAAQLVPLSRTAKEQLEGLKQWASSGRARPASLRLVTNPDRA; encoded by the coding sequence GTGACTGAACAGTGGGCCCAAGAACTCGATCTGCTCATTCGCGCCGGCACTCCTCTGATCTGGATTCGCAGCCACGAGGAGGAGCGCGTTGAATCTCTTTTGAGTCAAGCGGCCGAACGCTTGCCAGGCCGGCGACTGGCGTCATGGGACTTTGTGAGTGGCCTTTCAGGTGTCCTTGGCAGCGAGGGACTCGGAGCTCGTCAGCCGATGGTTGTTCTGCAGTGGTTGCAGGATCTCGATGGCAACAGTCCCACGCTGTTTCTGCTCAAGGATGTGCATCGCTTTTGCGATGACCCGGGGATCGCCCGCATGCTGCGCAATCTCACGAGTTTGTTGCGTGGACGCCCTCATACCCTTGTGCTCGGTTGTGGCAGCTGGACTCCGCCCCCAGATTTAGAAGAAGCCCTCACCCTGCTCGACCTGCCCCTTCCCCAAGAACAGGAGTTGATGACCCTGCTTGGCAATATTTCGAAGGCAACAGGATCGCCCCTCAATAGCGAGGTGCTTGAGGAGCTCACCCATGCCTGCTGTGGATTGAGTGAATCACGGGTGCGTCACGTGGCGGCGAAGGCGTTGGCTCAGCGCGGCGAGCTCGGCCGCCAGGACCTTGCTGATGTGCTGGAGGAGAAGCGTCTCGCCCTGGCGCGTAGCGAAGTGCTGGAGTTCTGTCCTACCGACGCCACCCCCGCCGATATTGGTGGGCTGGAAGCTCTCAAGCAGTGGCTCGAGCAGCGCCACCGTGCCTTCAGTGATGAGGCCAGGCGCTTTGGCTTGCCCCTCCCTCGGGGTGTGCTCTTGGTAGGGCCGCAGGGAACGGGTAAGTCGCTTACGGCGCGAGTGATCGCCCACAGCTGGTCCATGCCCCTCCTGCGTTTGGATGTGGGTCGGCTTTTTGCCGGACTCGTTGGCGCGAGCGAAGCACGCACGCGCGAAATGATTCAAAGGGCTGAAGCGATGGCTCCCTGTGTGCTTTGGATTGATGAAATCGACAAAGGATTTGGCAGTGACGGCCGCAGCGATGGCGGAACCAGTCAGCGGGTCTTGGCCACCGTTCTGACCTGGATGGCGGAGAAAACATCTCCAGTGTTTGTGGTGGCCACCGCCAATGGAGTGGATCGGCTGCCCGCTGAACTGCTCAGAAAGGGCCGCTTCGATGAGATTTTTCTCCTCGATATGCCCGCTCGCTCTGAACGTCAGAGCATCATGGAATTGCACATCGGTCGCAGACGGCCAGGGCTGCGCCTTCCCGTTGAAACCGTCGTCGACCGGACGGAGGGGTACTCCGGAGCAGAGCTCGAGCAAACGGTGATTGAAGCCATGCACCTGGCCTTTGCTGAGGGCCGTGAATTGGCGGAGTCCGATTTGATTCAAGCTGCGGCTCAATTGGTTCCTCTGTCGCGTACCGCCAAAGAACAATTGGAAGGCCTGAAGCAATGGGCGAGTAGCGGCCGGGCGCGTCCAGCTTCATTGCGACTGGTAACGAACCCTGACAGGGCGTAA
- a CDS encoding DUF3104 domain-containing protein, whose product MSVSSGDFVIVQAERRVARKVDDNWWMGQVVFCEGGARDPMVNTMFQVSDVDDGVIHWVNGDEVTHIVRSLDGLQLMA is encoded by the coding sequence TTGAGCGTTAGTTCTGGTGACTTTGTCATCGTGCAGGCGGAGAGGCGGGTGGCTCGAAAGGTCGATGACAATTGGTGGATGGGACAGGTGGTGTTCTGTGAGGGGGGAGCTAGGGATCCGATGGTGAACACAATGTTTCAAGTTTCAGATGTTGATGATGGCGTGATTCATTGGGTGAACGGTGATGAGGTCACGCACATTGTCCGATCACTGGATGGTCTGCAGCTGATGGCATAA
- a CDS encoding polyribonucleotide nucleotidyltransferase translates to MQGQTQSISFDGREIRLTTGRYAPQAGGSVMIECGDTSVLVTATRSTGRDGIDFLPLICDYEERLYAAGRIPGSFMRRESRPPERATLICRLIDRPMRPLFPSWLRDDLQIVATCMSLDERVPADVLAVTGASMATLLAKIPFYGPMAAVRVGLLGDDFVLNPSYREIERGDLDLVVAGTPQGVVMVEAGANQLPEGDVIEAIDFGYEAVSELIKAQQSILKEAGIEQVIPEAPEQDKTLPVYLEKACSKAIGEVLGQFEQTKAERDEKLDAIRSTTAETIQGLKDSDPVRVAVSANGKALPNSFKALTKTLMRQQILKDGKRVDGRNLDQVRPISAAAGVLPKRVHGSGLFQRGLTQVLSTATLGTPSDAQEMDDLNPSNEKTYLHHYNFPAYSVGETRPMRSPGRREIGHGALAERAIVPVLPAKDTFPYVVRVVSEVLSSNGSTSMGSVCGSTLALMDAGVPLKAPVSGAAMGLIKEGDEVKILTDIQGIEDFLGDMDFKVAGTDKGITALQMDMKITGLPVSTVADAVNQARPARLHILEKMMEAIESPREGLSPHAPRLLSFRIDPELIGTVIGPGGRTIKNITERTNTKIDIEDSGIVTIASHDGAAAEEAQKIIEGLTRKVNEGEVFTGSITRIIPIGAFVEILPGKEGMIHISQLSEARVEKVEDVVKVGDEVTVRVREIDNRGRINLTLRGVPQNGESPDSQPAPTPVAPLS, encoded by the coding sequence GTGCAAGGTCAGACGCAGTCGATCTCCTTTGACGGTCGGGAGATACGGCTGACCACTGGGCGGTATGCCCCTCAAGCCGGTGGCTCGGTGATGATTGAGTGCGGGGATACCTCCGTATTGGTCACGGCTACACGCTCCACAGGTCGAGACGGAATTGATTTTCTTCCGCTGATCTGTGATTACGAAGAGCGTCTCTACGCAGCAGGCAGGATTCCTGGAAGTTTTATGCGGCGTGAGAGTCGCCCCCCTGAGCGAGCCACGTTGATTTGCCGACTCATCGATCGGCCGATGCGTCCGTTGTTTCCAAGTTGGCTGCGGGACGATTTGCAGATCGTTGCAACCTGCATGTCTCTGGATGAGCGGGTTCCAGCTGATGTCCTCGCGGTGACGGGTGCCTCCATGGCCACCCTGCTGGCAAAGATCCCCTTCTATGGGCCGATGGCCGCTGTTCGCGTCGGTCTGCTCGGTGATGATTTTGTCCTTAATCCCAGTTATCGGGAGATTGAGCGAGGCGATTTAGACCTCGTTGTCGCTGGCACTCCTCAAGGTGTGGTGATGGTGGAAGCCGGCGCGAATCAGCTCCCAGAGGGAGATGTGATTGAAGCGATCGACTTTGGTTATGAAGCCGTCTCTGAGTTGATCAAAGCTCAGCAATCCATCCTGAAAGAGGCTGGGATCGAGCAAGTGATTCCAGAGGCTCCTGAGCAAGACAAAACGCTGCCGGTTTATTTAGAGAAAGCTTGCAGCAAGGCGATTGGTGAGGTGCTCGGCCAGTTCGAGCAGACCAAGGCTGAGCGTGACGAAAAGCTGGATGCCATTCGCAGCACAACGGCGGAAACGATTCAGGGTCTCAAGGACTCTGATCCCGTCCGCGTCGCGGTGAGTGCCAACGGCAAGGCCCTACCGAACAGTTTCAAAGCGCTCACCAAAACCTTGATGCGCCAGCAGATCCTTAAGGACGGCAAACGGGTGGATGGTCGCAACCTTGATCAGGTGCGTCCGATCAGCGCCGCTGCGGGAGTGCTTCCGAAGCGCGTGCATGGCTCAGGTTTATTTCAACGCGGTCTTACCCAGGTGCTGTCGACCGCAACCCTCGGCACCCCAAGTGATGCCCAGGAGATGGATGACCTCAATCCAAGCAACGAAAAAACCTACCTTCACCACTACAACTTCCCGGCTTACTCCGTCGGTGAGACCCGTCCCATGCGCTCTCCTGGACGCCGCGAGATTGGTCACGGTGCCTTGGCTGAGCGCGCCATCGTGCCCGTTCTTCCTGCGAAAGACACCTTCCCCTACGTGGTGCGTGTTGTCAGCGAAGTGTTGAGCTCCAATGGCTCCACTTCGATGGGTTCCGTCTGTGGAAGCACATTGGCTCTGATGGATGCCGGCGTTCCTCTGAAGGCTCCTGTGAGTGGTGCGGCCATGGGCCTGATTAAGGAGGGTGATGAGGTCAAAATCCTCACTGATATCCAAGGCATTGAAGACTTCCTTGGCGACATGGACTTCAAAGTGGCGGGTACTGATAAGGGGATTACTGCTCTGCAGATGGATATGAAGATCACGGGTCTCCCTGTGAGCACCGTGGCTGATGCGGTGAATCAGGCTCGCCCTGCGCGTCTTCACATCCTCGAAAAGATGATGGAGGCGATTGAAAGCCCACGGGAGGGTCTCTCTCCTCACGCCCCTCGTTTGCTGAGTTTCCGCATTGATCCTGAGTTGATCGGTACTGTGATCGGCCCTGGTGGTCGCACCATCAAGAACATCACGGAGCGAACCAACACCAAGATCGACATCGAAGACAGTGGCATTGTCACCATTGCCTCCCATGACGGTGCCGCGGCAGAGGAAGCTCAGAAGATCATTGAAGGCCTCACCCGCAAGGTGAATGAGGGCGAAGTGTTCACGGGCTCCATTACCCGCATCATTCCGATCGGAGCCTTTGTGGAAATTCTTCCCGGCAAAGAAGGCATGATTCACATCTCACAGCTTTCTGAGGCACGGGTCGAAAAAGTTGAAGATGTTGTGAAGGTGGGAGATGAAGTCACGGTGCGCGTGCGTGAAATTGACAATCGCGGCCGTATCAACCTCACCCTGCGTGGCGTTCCTCAGAACGGCGAGTCTCCTGACTCACAACCTGCTCCGACACCCGTAGCGCCCCTCTCCTGA
- a CDS encoding DUF2808 domain-containing protein: MNKAAALPLLFLFAQPLSAHATELYGQEFFQSPPRNISIHNSYSNAYQRSYPVISLELPADAGANLKRIALSQINGTEKWKWRGKDLTVYSGFYDMRKRGEKGLASLQSNDESGITEIIFSPSIKPGQIISVVIPSINPRQGVYEWSASFYPESPSLPPSQTLGPVLRLDIYRSNIRF; encoded by the coding sequence GTGAATAAAGCTGCCGCGCTCCCCCTTCTTTTTCTTTTTGCTCAGCCGCTGAGCGCGCATGCGACAGAGTTATACGGTCAGGAGTTTTTTCAAAGTCCTCCCAGAAATATTTCGATCCACAATTCATATTCCAATGCCTATCAGAGGTCCTATCCCGTTATCTCATTAGAGCTACCCGCAGATGCTGGGGCGAATCTCAAAAGAATTGCCTTGTCGCAAATTAATGGCACTGAGAAGTGGAAATGGCGGGGTAAGGATCTCACTGTTTATTCTGGCTTTTATGATATGCGTAAGCGTGGAGAAAAGGGTCTTGCAAGTCTCCAGTCCAATGATGAGAGTGGAATCACTGAGATCATCTTCAGTCCTTCCATTAAGCCTGGTCAGATTATTAGCGTTGTGATCCCAAGTATTAATCCTAGGCAGGGGGTTTACGAATGGTCGGCAAGTTTTTATCCCGAATCTCCTTCCCTGCCGCCCTCGCAAACGCTTGGCCCAGTCCTGCGTTTGGACATTTATAGATCAAACATTCGCTTCTAA
- a CDS encoding cupin domain-containing protein: MFALFNKKPEVCNVLGDSITLRLTADQTDGKYSVAEFATPGGVGQPPHTHDWNENYVVLEGELNLNIGGHPTIVATGESYLVKAGTVHAPTPKGDFCRYVMIGQPGGVESVFKSLKANEKELDDMNKVVEIVTKEGVKIAAPQS, from the coding sequence ATGTTTGCCCTCTTCAACAAAAAGCCTGAGGTTTGCAACGTGCTTGGTGATTCAATCACCCTTCGCCTAACGGCAGACCAGACCGATGGCAAATACAGCGTTGCTGAGTTTGCGACACCTGGTGGCGTTGGACAGCCCCCTCACACCCACGACTGGAATGAAAACTATGTGGTTTTAGAGGGAGAACTAAACCTCAATATTGGAGGGCACCCAACCATCGTTGCCACTGGCGAATCCTATTTAGTGAAAGCCGGTACGGTTCATGCGCCAACGCCTAAGGGCGATTTCTGCCGTTACGTCATGATCGGCCAACCTGGCGGGGTGGAGTCTGTCTTTAAGAGCCTCAAGGCCAATGAAAAGGAGCTTGATGACATGAACAAGGTCGTCGAGATTGTGACCAAGGAAGGCGTCAAGATCGCAGCGCCCCAAAGCTGA
- the rsmI gene encoding 16S rRNA (cytidine(1402)-2'-O)-methyltransferase: protein MKQRAEPEAGVLYVVGTPIGHLGDLSPRARDLLIAVDTIACEDTRHSGQLLSRIGSEARRCSFHQHNTRTRIPQLLLELEEGRSVAVISDAGLPGISDPGQDLVAAARASGCEVISIPGPCAATTALVSSGLPTDRFCFEGFLPSKGRERRDRLALIAMEQRTSVIYEAPHRLCQLLEELFELCGEERSLQVARELTKRHEQQVGPTVGAARMHFQEHPPQGECTVVLGGAPPLEIEALSDTQCCEQLLALTAEGMSAKDAAKLLSSRIGRSKRELYALLHAVSEPSD, encoded by the coding sequence GTGAAGCAACGCGCTGAACCTGAGGCTGGCGTGCTTTATGTCGTAGGGACTCCGATTGGCCATCTCGGTGACCTGTCGCCTCGTGCGCGTGATCTGTTGATCGCTGTGGACACCATTGCTTGCGAGGACACGCGGCACAGCGGACAGCTGCTGAGCCGTATCGGTTCAGAGGCTCGACGGTGTTCCTTCCATCAGCACAACACCCGCACGCGGATTCCCCAGTTGTTGCTGGAATTGGAAGAGGGCCGCAGCGTGGCGGTGATCAGTGATGCCGGTTTGCCAGGGATTAGTGATCCTGGGCAGGACTTGGTCGCTGCTGCGCGTGCGTCTGGCTGTGAGGTGATTTCTATTCCTGGCCCTTGCGCGGCGACGACGGCGCTGGTGAGCAGCGGGCTTCCTACCGACCGGTTTTGTTTCGAGGGGTTTCTTCCGTCCAAAGGCAGAGAACGCCGGGACCGACTGGCCCTCATCGCAATGGAGCAGCGCACCAGTGTGATTTATGAGGCCCCTCATCGTTTGTGCCAACTGCTGGAGGAGTTGTTTGAGCTTTGCGGTGAGGAGCGATCGTTACAAGTGGCTCGAGAACTCACGAAGCGGCATGAGCAACAGGTGGGGCCAACCGTTGGCGCGGCGCGGATGCATTTTCAAGAGCACCCCCCCCAAGGGGAATGCACTGTGGTGTTGGGAGGAGCCCCACCCCTCGAGATCGAAGCCTTAAGCGACACGCAGTGTTGTGAGCAGTTGTTGGCACTCACCGCCGAGGGGATGAGTGCCAAGGATGCGGCCAAGCTGTTGTCCAGTCGGATTGGACGTTCGAAACGGGAGCTTTATGCGTTACTTCACGCTGTGAGCGAACCGTCAGACTGA
- a CDS encoding 3'(2'),5'-bisphosphate nucleotidase CysQ, protein MMPSSPTLLAGINLEDVLKVLRPLSWGAADILRAYARGEQPPHGFSKALSVDNGGEGPVSAADLAVNQWLLDGLKQSFPSAAWTLLSEETAKEKLTEGQPLAADWLWILDPLDGTKDFLQGTGEYAVHLALVHQQRPVLGVVLLPEAEELWIGVVGEGTWCENRSGERAPVRFSERTVTHELILVASRSHRDQRLEQLITALELGDSKAVGSVGCKVATILRGETDLYISLSGKSAPKDWDMAAPEAVLLAAGGAFTHADGRELTYNTGDVRQAGCLIASHGKAHATLCKKGAQAMEVIDPGFQV, encoded by the coding sequence ATGATGCCGAGCTCGCCGACCCTTCTTGCCGGTATCAACCTGGAAGATGTTTTAAAGGTTCTTCGCCCCCTCAGCTGGGGGGCTGCCGACATCCTGCGCGCCTATGCCCGTGGAGAACAACCACCCCACGGTTTTTCGAAAGCCCTGAGCGTTGACAACGGCGGAGAAGGTCCTGTTTCCGCTGCTGATCTTGCCGTCAATCAATGGCTGCTGGATGGCTTAAAACAATCCTTCCCAAGCGCCGCTTGGACCCTTCTCAGTGAGGAAACAGCCAAAGAAAAACTGACGGAGGGGCAACCCTTGGCGGCGGATTGGCTATGGATTTTGGACCCACTCGATGGGACCAAGGATTTCCTCCAAGGCACAGGCGAATACGCCGTGCATCTGGCCTTGGTGCATCAGCAGCGGCCAGTCCTTGGGGTGGTGCTGCTCCCCGAGGCGGAAGAGCTTTGGATTGGGGTCGTGGGTGAGGGGACATGGTGCGAAAACCGCTCCGGAGAACGAGCGCCAGTTCGTTTCAGTGAGCGAACGGTCACCCATGAGCTGATCTTGGTGGCAAGCCGCAGTCACAGAGATCAGCGACTTGAGCAGTTGATTACCGCCCTGGAACTTGGCGACTCCAAGGCCGTGGGCAGTGTTGGCTGCAAAGTGGCCACCATCCTTCGCGGCGAAACCGATTTATACATTTCCCTCTCTGGGAAAAGTGCTCCGAAAGATTGGGATATGGCCGCTCCAGAAGCGGTGCTACTCGCAGCTGGAGGTGCCTTCACCCATGCAGACGGCAGAGAGCTCACCTACAACACCGGCGATGTTCGCCAGGCAGGCTGTTTGATCGCTAGCCATGGAAAAGCCCATGCCACTTTGTGTAAGAAAGGGGCACAGGCCATGGAAGTGATTGATCCCGGTTTTCAGGTCTGA
- the rpsN gene encoding 30S ribosomal protein S14: protein MAKKSMIARDVKRKKIVERFSERRAALMAAFHAAKDPMERLEIHRKIQGLPRNSAPNRVRNRCWATGKPRGVYRDFGLCRNQLRERAHKGELPGVVKSSW from the coding sequence ATGGCCAAGAAGTCGATGATTGCCCGCGATGTGAAGCGGAAAAAGATAGTTGAGCGCTTTTCGGAAAGGCGCGCAGCCCTGATGGCTGCGTTTCATGCGGCTAAGGATCCTATGGAGCGTCTTGAGATCCACCGCAAGATCCAAGGGTTACCTCGTAACAGCGCCCCCAACCGTGTGCGCAATCGCTGCTGGGCCACTGGCAAGCCCCGTGGCGTGTATCGCGATTTTGGCCTGTGCCGTAACCAGCTCCGTGAGCGTGCACACAAGGGTGAACTTCCCGGTGTTGTGAAGTCCAGCTGGTGA
- the serS gene encoding serine--tRNA ligase, with protein sequence MLDQRLVRDNPELISRELGRRGMDVDLTGLQLIAQQQRDLEERRSSLQAEGNRIGKQVGQRIQAGADPKGTEVAELRLQGNQIKQKVAVIEDEEKQLTARLREELLSYPNLPSEACPDGRSEDDNKEVRRWGDPRVEDGLIEHWQIAEQLSLLDTERSVRIAQSRFVTLFGQGARLERALINFMLDLHTGKGYREVLPPVLVNSASLMGSGQLPKFAEESFRCAEDDLWLTPTAEVPLTSLHRDEIIPSDQLPLRYVAYSPCFRREAGSYGRDTRGLIRLHQFNKVELYWFVHPERSEEAHAQITADAEAVLQALDLPYRVLELCTGDLGFSAARTYDLEVWLAGAGAFREISSCSVCSDFQARRSSIRTKDGKTTRLVHTLNGSGLAIGRTMAALLENGQQPDGSVKLPQALVPYFGCDRLQPE encoded by the coding sequence GTGCTTGACCAGCGCCTGGTGCGTGACAACCCCGAACTGATTTCCCGTGAGTTGGGACGGAGGGGGATGGATGTTGATCTCACAGGTCTTCAGCTGATTGCACAGCAGCAACGCGATCTCGAGGAGCGTCGCAGCAGCCTTCAAGCCGAGGGCAACCGCATTGGCAAACAGGTTGGTCAGCGCATTCAAGCCGGGGCCGATCCAAAAGGGACTGAAGTTGCTGAACTTCGCCTGCAGGGCAACCAAATCAAGCAGAAGGTTGCCGTGATCGAGGATGAGGAGAAGCAACTCACGGCACGGTTGCGTGAGGAACTCCTTAGCTACCCGAATCTGCCGTCAGAGGCTTGTCCAGACGGTCGCAGCGAGGACGACAACAAAGAGGTTCGTCGCTGGGGTGATCCCAGGGTTGAAGACGGACTGATTGAGCATTGGCAAATCGCCGAGCAGCTGTCTTTGCTCGATACGGAGCGGTCCGTCCGAATTGCCCAAAGTCGCTTTGTGACCTTGTTTGGGCAAGGCGCTCGGCTGGAGCGAGCGCTCATCAACTTCATGCTGGACCTGCACACGGGGAAGGGCTACCGCGAAGTGCTTCCTCCGGTTTTGGTCAACAGCGCCAGCCTGATGGGATCAGGTCAACTGCCCAAATTTGCTGAAGAAAGCTTCCGTTGCGCGGAGGATGACCTCTGGTTGACACCCACCGCAGAGGTTCCGCTCACCTCGCTGCATCGCGACGAAATTATTCCTTCGGATCAATTGCCCCTGCGCTACGTGGCCTATAGCCCCTGCTTTCGCAGGGAAGCCGGTAGCTATGGACGGGACACGCGGGGGCTGATTCGCTTGCATCAGTTCAACAAAGTTGAGCTGTATTGGTTCGTCCATCCCGAGCGCTCTGAAGAAGCGCACGCCCAAATCACCGCCGACGCCGAAGCCGTGCTTCAGGCCCTGGACCTGCCCTATCGCGTGCTTGAGCTCTGTACGGGGGATCTGGGTTTCTCCGCCGCCCGCACCTATGACCTCGAAGTTTGGTTGGCAGGTGCAGGTGCGTTTCGGGAAATCTCCAGCTGCAGTGTCTGTTCCGATTTCCAGGCTCGTCGCTCCTCTATCCGCACGAAAGACGGCAAGACCACACGGTTGGTTCACACGCTCAATGGCAGTGGCCTCGCGATTGGCCGCACCATGGCGGCTCTGCTTGAGAACGGGCAACAGCCAGACGGGAGCGTGAAGCTTCCCCAGGCTTTGGTTCCGTACTTCGGTTGCGATCGTCTCCAGCCAGAATGA
- a CDS encoding helix-turn-helix domain-containing protein, translated as MAPSRLNDSHKQEIVERYRAGETSAHIAAAFGCSANTVSRTVRSLLSADEYAELKIQRAAKGTALESSASESSVPNSAPSTNAEGSKESVGSEADGDAVEDEDGDGDGQILALDDAEDFGGADLDDNETFNTDDENVFHEIAVLPVDLPQVTTQEVICRPFASELLPDSVYMLVDKTVELDPRPLSEFPELGLSDPSEQQRQALCLYASPRAAKRQCGRSQRVIKVPDTQVFEQTSSYLLARGITHLVVEGSLFSLKS; from the coding sequence ATGGCCCCCAGCCGGCTTAACGACAGCCACAAGCAGGAAATTGTGGAGCGGTACCGCGCTGGAGAAACAAGCGCTCATATCGCGGCAGCCTTCGGATGCAGCGCAAACACGGTGAGTCGCACCGTTCGGTCTTTGTTGAGCGCTGATGAATACGCCGAGCTCAAAATCCAGCGTGCTGCCAAAGGGACGGCTTTAGAGAGCTCTGCTTCAGAAAGCAGCGTGCCTAACTCAGCACCAAGCACCAACGCGGAGGGCAGCAAAGAGAGCGTGGGGAGTGAAGCTGATGGCGATGCTGTTGAAGATGAAGATGGTGATGGTGATGGCCAAATCCTCGCGCTCGATGATGCCGAAGATTTCGGTGGCGCCGATCTCGACGACAACGAAACCTTCAACACGGACGATGAAAATGTTTTCCATGAGATAGCCGTGCTCCCGGTGGACCTCCCACAGGTCACCACCCAAGAAGTGATTTGCCGGCCCTTCGCCTCTGAACTTTTGCCAGACAGCGTCTACATGCTTGTCGACAAAACGGTGGAGCTGGACCCACGGCCGCTCAGTGAGTTCCCTGAATTGGGCCTGAGTGACCCCTCAGAGCAGCAACGCCAGGCTTTATGCCTCTATGCAAGTCCACGTGCTGCCAAACGCCAATGCGGCCGCAGTCAGCGGGTGATCAAAGTGCCAGACACCCAAGTCTTTGAGCAAACATCGTCCTACCTGCTTGCCCGTGGCATCACGCATTTAGTGGTTGAAGGATCCCTCTTTTCACTCAAGTCATGA